In a genomic window of Rhinopithecus roxellana isolate Shanxi Qingling chromosome 2, ASM756505v1, whole genome shotgun sequence:
- the RBPJ gene encoding recombining binding protein suppressor of hairless isoform X4: protein MRNYLKERGDQTVLILHAKVAQKSYGNEKRFFCPPPCVYLMGSGWKKKKEQMERDGCSEQESQPCAFIGIGNSDQEMQQLNLEGKNYCTAKTLYISDSDKRKHFMLSVKMFYGNSDDIGVFLSKRIKVISKPSKKKQSLKNADLCIASGTKVALFNRLRSQTVSTRYLHVEGGNFHASSQQWGAFFIHLLDDDESEGEEFTVRDGYIHYGQTVKLVCSVTGMALPRLIIRKVDKQTALLDADDPVSQLHKCAFYLKDTERMYLCLSQERIIQFQATPCPKEPNKEMINDGASWTIISTDKAEYTFYEGMGPVLAPVTPVPVVESLQLNGGGDVAMLELTGQNFTPNLRVWFGDVEAETMYRCGESMLCVVPDISAFREGWRWVRQPVQVPVTLVRNDGIIYSTSLTFTYTPEPGPRPHCSAAGAILRANSSQVPPNESNTNSEGSYTNASTNSTSVTSSTATVVS from the exons GTTTTTTTGCCCTCCTCCTTGTGTGTATCTTATGGGCAGtggatggaagaaaaaaaaagaacaaatggaacGCGATGGTTGTTCTGAACAAGAGTCTCAACCGTGTGCATTTATTGGGATAGGAAATAGTGACCAAGAAATGCAGCAGCTAAACTTGGAAGGAAAG AACTATTGCACAGCCAAAACATTGTACATATCTGATTCAGACAAGCGAAAGCACTTCATGTTGTCTGTAAAGATGTTCTATGGCAACAGTGATGACATTGGTGTGTTCCTCAGCAAGCGGATAAAAGTCATCTCCAAACCTTCCAAAAAGAAGCAGTCATTGAAAAATGCTGACT TATGCATTGCCTCAGGAACAAAGGTGGCTCTGTTTAATCGACTACGATCCCAGACAGTTAGTACCAGATACTTGCATGTAGAAGGAGGTAATTTTCATGCCAGTTCACAGCAGTGGGGAGCATTTTTTATTCATCTCT TGGATGATGATGAATCAGAAGGAGAAGAATTCACAGTCCGAGATGGCTACATCCATTATGGACAAACAGTCAAACTTGTGTGCTCAGTTACTGGCATGGCACTACCAAGATTG ATAATTAGGAAAGTTGATAAGCAGACCGCATTATTGGATGCAGATGATCCTGTGTCACAACTCCATAAATGTGCATTTTACCTTAAGGATACAGAAAGAATGTACTTGTGCCTTTCTCAAGAAAGAATAATTCAATTTCag GCCACTCCATGTCCAAAAGAACCAAATAAAGAGATGATAAATGATGGCGCTTCCTGGACAATCATTAGCACAGATAAGGCAGAGTATACATTTTACGAGGGAATGGGCCCTGTCCTTGCCCCAGTCACGCCTGTGCCTGTCGTAGAGAGCCTTCAG TTGAATGGCGGTGGGGACGTAGCAATGCTTGAACTTACAGGACAGAATTTCACTCCAAATTTACGAGTGTGGTTTGGGGATGTAGAAGCTGAAACTATGTACAG GTGTGGAGAGAGTATGCTCTGTGTCGTCCCAGACATTTCTGCATTCCGAGAAGGTTGGAGATGGGTCCGGCAACCAGTCCAGGTTCCAGTAACTTTGGTCCGAAATGATGGAATCATTTATTCCACCAGCCTTACCTTTACCTACACACCAGAACCAGGGCCGCGGCCACATTGCAGTGCAGCAGGAGCAATCCTTCGAGCCAATTCAAGCCAGGTGCCCCCTAATGAATCAAACACAAACAGCGAGGGAAGTTACACAAATGCCAGCACAAATTCAACCAGTGTCACATCATCTACAGCCACCGTGGTATCCTAA